The proteins below come from a single Geobacillus thermoleovorans genomic window:
- a CDS encoding AMP-binding protein, which produces MVKQVNQTPPYWPSRLPKKLHYVLGEQPLYHYLRHRGEREENEPAYIFYNKVVTWGTLLDHVRRFARYLQEKGVRKGSYVALYMQNCPQYIIAHFAIQQLGGVVVPLNPMYRESELAYFFAEVPLVGIIAGEEGLSRIQQAEQQTAPLSFIVTCHYGDYADPAGGIPLCAELVQPKEAMSAADDFAAIIAAYPPLDETASIDLWNDVGLIIFTSGTTGRPKGAMLTYGNALFKTAASAQANRLTEKREQLMAHSPLCHIAGMVMGLNTPVYTGHPCVLFTRFDPMATIKAIETYKVTAWYSIAPMNAAILQVLSTTSADLSSLKRNLATSFGLPVTKDLAERWAEATGGCLLYEAAYGLSETHTCDTFMPDDRVKFGSCGIPTYETDIRIIDPETKRELGPGQSGEIVVKNPGVFQGYFRRDDATSETLKDGWVYTGDIGYVDEDGYLYFQGRLKEMIKVSGYSVFPEDVEALLNEHPAVKQCAVIGVPDPMKGEVPKAFVVLHDSYKGRVAPSDLIEWAKTHMAAFKYPRYIEFIDELPATPSGKVLRKLLPRE; this is translated from the coding sequence ATGGTGAAACAGGTGAACCAAACGCCCCCGTATTGGCCGAGCAGATTGCCGAAGAAGCTCCACTATGTGCTCGGCGAACAGCCGCTCTATCATTATTTGCGCCATCGCGGCGAACGCGAGGAAAACGAGCCGGCGTACATCTTCTACAACAAGGTGGTCACTTGGGGAACATTGCTGGATCACGTCCGCCGGTTTGCCCGCTATTTGCAGGAAAAAGGGGTGAGGAAAGGGAGCTATGTCGCCTTGTACATGCAAAACTGTCCGCAATACATCATCGCCCACTTCGCCATCCAGCAGTTAGGCGGCGTCGTCGTCCCGCTCAACCCGATGTACCGGGAATCGGAGCTCGCCTATTTTTTCGCTGAAGTGCCGCTTGTCGGCATCATCGCTGGGGAAGAAGGATTATCCCGCATTCAACAAGCTGAACAACAAACGGCGCCTCTGTCGTTTATCGTAACGTGCCACTACGGCGATTACGCCGATCCGGCAGGGGGCATCCCGCTTTGCGCCGAGCTTGTGCAACCGAAAGAGGCGATGAGCGCCGCGGACGATTTTGCGGCCATCATCGCCGCCTATCCGCCGCTTGATGAGACCGCTTCTATTGACTTATGGAACGATGTCGGGTTGATCATTTTTACATCGGGTACGACCGGTCGGCCGAAAGGAGCGATGCTCACCTATGGCAATGCGCTATTTAAGACGGCCGCATCCGCCCAGGCGAACCGGCTGACGGAAAAACGCGAACAGCTTATGGCCCATTCCCCGCTTTGCCATATTGCCGGCATGGTGATGGGACTGAATACGCCGGTGTACACGGGACATCCATGCGTGCTGTTTACCCGCTTTGATCCGATGGCGACGATCAAAGCCATCGAAACGTACAAAGTCACGGCATGGTACAGCATCGCGCCGATGAATGCGGCCATTTTGCAAGTGCTGTCAACCACCTCTGCCGACTTGTCAAGTTTAAAACGCAACTTGGCGACGAGCTTCGGTCTGCCGGTGACGAAAGACCTTGCCGAGCGGTGGGCGGAAGCGACCGGCGGCTGCCTGTTGTACGAAGCCGCCTACGGGCTGAGCGAGACGCATACGTGTGACACGTTTATGCCGGATGACCGTGTGAAATTTGGCTCGTGCGGCATCCCGACGTATGAGACGGACATTCGCATCATCGATCCGGAAACGAAACGGGAGCTTGGGCCCGGACAGTCGGGGGAAATTGTCGTCAAAAATCCGGGGGTTTTTCAAGGCTACTTCCGCCGCGATGACGCGACGAGCGAGACGCTGAAAGATGGGTGGGTGTACACTGGCGATATCGGGTATGTCGATGAAGACGGCTATTTGTATTTCCAAGGGCGGTTGAAAGAAATGATTAAAGTGTCCGGCTACAGCGTCTTTCCGGAAGACGTCGAGGCACTGTTGAACGAACATCCGGCCGTCAAGCAATGTGCGGTCATCGGCGTGCCTGACCCGATGAAAGGGGAAGTGCCGAAAGCGTTTGTCGTTCTCCATGATTCGTACAAAGGAAGGGTGGCGCCGTCTGACTTGATCGAATGGGCGAAAACGCATATGGCGGCGTTCAAGTATCCGCGTTATATCGAGTTCATTGATGAATTGCCGGCGACGCCGTCAGGCAAAGTATTGCGAAAGCTGCTGCCAAGAGAATAA
- the hpaB gene encoding 4-hydroxyphenylacetate 3-monooxygenase, oxygenase component, which yields MAIIRGDQYIERIDNLQSNIWINGQQVRGKLSEHPAFAGVIRSQARLYDAQHNPNKQPVLTFRTSTGELAGAAFLRPTTKDDLEHRRLAFQEWARLTAGMMGRSPDYMNTAVMALASAADFFGQQHPSYAEHIERLYERAINNDLSFTHTFVNPQVNRSLGYMEEDGEPIAAKVIRETTDGLVIKGARLLATQGGMTDELLVLPAGGTLLGDEYMYAFSIPSNTPGLKFICRPSFAAGASSFDAPLSAHFDEIDAIVVFDDVLVPWDRVFFYKDAWVAKELDEETHLAIMLLHQVLARRIVKTEFFLGTVELLSEAIQIGGYQHVQEKIGEIAAALEALRAMLLAAELQAKPDRRGTMVPDPAPLYAAAFLYPRLYPRFVDIVQLLGASGLVCLPTEADFSSPLRPDLERYLQAATLPAEQRVQLFRFAWDLAMSAFGTRQTLYERFFFGDPARFATTFYHRYDREACAQMVRRFLDSEQR from the coding sequence ATGGCCATTATTCGCGGAGACCAATATATCGAGCGAATCGACAACCTTCAATCCAATATATGGATTAACGGCCAACAGGTGAGAGGAAAGTTGTCGGAACACCCGGCCTTCGCCGGCGTAATCCGAAGCCAAGCCCGCTTATATGACGCCCAGCACAATCCAAACAAACAGCCGGTGCTGACGTTCCGCACATCGACGGGGGAACTGGCCGGCGCGGCGTTTTTGCGGCCGACGACAAAAGACGATCTCGAACACCGGCGCCTGGCGTTCCAAGAATGGGCGCGCTTGACAGCGGGGATGATGGGTCGATCTCCCGACTACATGAACACCGCCGTGATGGCGCTCGCTTCCGCGGCCGACTTTTTCGGACAGCAGCACCCGTCCTACGCCGAACATATCGAACGCCTCTATGAGCGGGCGATCAACAACGACTTGTCGTTTACCCATACGTTTGTCAATCCGCAAGTGAACCGTTCCCTCGGCTATATGGAAGAAGACGGCGAGCCGATCGCCGCCAAAGTGATCCGCGAAACGACAGACGGACTCGTCATCAAAGGCGCGCGCCTGCTCGCCACCCAAGGCGGCATGACTGACGAACTTCTCGTTTTGCCAGCCGGCGGGACGCTTCTTGGCGATGAATACATGTACGCGTTTTCGATTCCGAGCAACACGCCGGGGTTGAAGTTCATCTGCCGCCCTTCTTTTGCTGCTGGCGCCTCTTCGTTTGACGCCCCGCTCAGCGCGCACTTTGATGAAATCGACGCCATTGTTGTATTTGACGATGTGCTCGTTCCATGGGATCGGGTATTTTTCTACAAAGACGCATGGGTGGCCAAAGAACTAGATGAAGAAACCCATTTGGCGATCATGCTGCTGCACCAAGTGCTGGCGCGGCGCATCGTGAAAACCGAGTTTTTCCTTGGAACGGTGGAGCTGCTCAGCGAGGCCATCCAAATTGGCGGATACCAGCATGTGCAAGAAAAAATCGGGGAAATCGCCGCCGCCCTTGAAGCGCTTCGGGCGATGCTTCTCGCTGCCGAGCTCCAAGCGAAACCGGACCGGCGCGGCACCATGGTGCCCGATCCTGCCCCGCTTTACGCCGCTGCCTTTTTATACCCGCGCTTGTACCCGCGTTTTGTCGACATCGTTCAGCTGCTTGGCGCCAGCGGGCTTGTTTGTCTGCCAACGGAAGCGGATTTCTCCTCTCCGCTCCGCCCGGATTTGGAGCGGTATTTGCAGGCAGCGACGCTTCCGGCCGAACAGCGGGTGCAGCTATTCCGCTTCGCCTGGGATTTGGCGATGAGCGCCTTCGGGACGCGGCAGACGCTGTACGAACGGTTTTTCTTCGGCGATCCGGCCCGGTTTGCGACAACCTTTTACCATCGTTACGACCGGGAGGCATGCGCCCAAATGGTGCGACGGTTTTTGGACAGCGAACAACGTTGA
- a CDS encoding DoxX family protein, with protein sequence MVVKWLREHITASALMVVLRLYLGYEWMTAGWEKLTNGFDASGFLKGALANATGEHPAVQSWWAGFIENVALPNVGLFNFLVPWGEFLVGIALILGLFTTFAALMGAVMNFAFMFSGTTSTNPQMVLLTVFILVAGANAGRYGFDHWVLPYLRHWWTDKTHRPHRPAAAHK encoded by the coding sequence ATGGTTGTCAAATGGTTGCGCGAACACATCACGGCGTCGGCGTTGATGGTGGTGTTAAGGTTGTATTTAGGGTATGAATGGATGACGGCGGGGTGGGAAAAACTGACGAACGGTTTTGATGCCTCAGGATTTTTAAAAGGGGCGCTGGCGAATGCCACGGGCGAACACCCGGCTGTGCAAAGCTGGTGGGCGGGCTTTATCGAAAACGTAGCACTGCCGAATGTCGGATTGTTCAACTTCCTCGTGCCATGGGGTGAATTTCTCGTCGGGATCGCGCTCATTCTCGGATTGTTTACGACTTTTGCCGCACTCATGGGAGCTGTCATGAACTTCGCCTTCATGTTCTCGGGCACGACGAGCACGAACCCGCAAATGGTGCTGCTCACCGTCTTCATCCTCGTCGCCGGAGCCAATGCCGGACGCTACGGTTTCGATCATTGGGTGCTGCCATATCTCCGCCATTGGTGGACGGATAAAACGCATCGTCCACATCGCCCGGCCGCAGCGCATAAATGA